A region from the Acyrthosiphon pisum isolate AL4f chromosome A1, pea_aphid_22Mar2018_4r6ur, whole genome shotgun sequence genome encodes:
- the LOC100162922 gene encoding leucine-rich repeat-containing protein 49, whose protein sequence is MATNTQMADFMSPNNGILNHENPDFAIFGINNTELTDVSLNPQRRQTCTNIPLLPAALQPRLHQKRSSVVNNSNNLNENMSNTNLVSLQTLTDGKIQATRSQCVKSRNPERMSLDRRGLMSVPVITGEARLRLLSMQHNLLTKLEGISGAGLSRLVFLDVYGNQLERITGLESLNNLRVLLLGKNRIKRIEGLKTLHRLEVLDLHGNQLTQVGGLQSQGELKVLNLAGNQIKVLGSLDLAGLRSLRELNLRRNRLKCLLGFSETPQLTKLFLSNNEINTIDDMPSLVNLNKLQELAIDNNPVSAVDECVSFLVSHLSQLQALNRTQVTDQMRRTAVIWKETRESLKCVAANSMQEPGKKGRDNIIYNAKSNWEQMRSQHCVYPNLATSLKDLRSSTETEDGTKSDSALCKNSLEDNHETATAEQRKKKMYFLYKNRTFVEKKLCRRPTTDKSDTEPVTRLPPILNQYLNQSPTSKRKSEFRQNDSSSLELYPSDQSVQSKRSVSSLGNVDASSSDDTSSSCESSSEEKITKEPAINTRPIKSANPRMSAPIISDQQENSFRPSTSRPKPKGNGSNLKDKNKEQGGDYLVEITGKFLNVYGQGSLRYIDKPWNQSKSNDVSTIKFNYVSFNSLVPVFSKIKNRFPNAENYFFRDTNIYCLGQLNALADLQGLVSLYIHEDGNPITRKEWHSYAIYRLSHWGLKFVNDNEVDEPQITKSMDTFKGLSNLVLCSLPESLLTPLLNKLQLDYSAEESACKWLKSSDPALRNVVCKEALQWRKNGNAQDECIWRHKGLVHFNSLINTTCLAMAKLILLEQEWPIVLKELIQNTLVDYSQLEEYMKRKLNDLRPT, encoded by the exons ATGGCGACAAATACACAAATGGCTGATTTTATGTCGCCGAACAACGGAATTTTGAAC CACGAGAACCCCGATTTTGCCATATTTGGAATAAACAATACAGAACTCACCGATGTCAGTTTAAATCCACAGCGTAGACAAACATGCACCAACATTCCATTACTACCCGCAGCTTTGCAGCCTCGACTTCATCAGAAACGATCATCTGTAGTTaa caaTAGCAATAATCTAAATGAAAACATGAGCAACACTAATTTGGTGTCATTACAAACACTGACTGATGGAAAAATTCAAGCAACTAGGTCTCAATGTGTCAAGAGTCGTAATCCAGAACGAATGAGTTtggatag ACGAGGTCTGATGAGCGTCCCTGTGATTACCGGCGAAGCTCGACTCCGACTGTTATCAATGCAACACaatttattgacaaaattagaAGGTATATCTGGAGCTGGTCTATCTAGACTAGTTTTCTTGGACGTTTATGGAAATCAACTGGAGAGAATTACAGGTCTCGAAAGCTTGAACAATCTACGTGTTCTTTTGTTAGGAAAAAATCG AATTAAACGTATCGAGGGTTTGAAAACATTACATCGATTAGAAGTTCTAGACTTGCATGGTAACCAACTAACTCAAGTAGGTGGATTGCAAAGTCAAGGagaattaaaagttttaaatttggcGGGTAATCAAATCAAAGTATTGGGTTCGTTGGACCTTGCCGGCCTGAGATCGTTACGGGAACTTAATCTCCGAAGAAATCGTTTAAAATGTCTTTTGGGTTTCTCAGAGACTCCACAATTAACGAAACTTTTTTTAAGCAACAATGAAATTAACAC caTTGACGATATGCCGAGTTTAGTGAATTTAAATAAGCTCCAAGAATTAGCAATTGATAACAATCCCGTGTCGGCTGTAGACGAGTGTGTATCGTTCTTGGTATCGCATCTATCTCAGCTTCAAGCACTGAATCGTACTCAGGTGACCGATCAGATGAGACGCACTGCTGTGATTTGGAAGGAAACTCGTGAAAGTCTTAAATGTGTCGCAGCAAATTCCATGCAAGAGCCAGGGAAAAAAGGTcgcgataacataatatacaatgcaaAATCGAATTGGGAACAAATGCGTTCTCAGCACTGTGTGTATCCCAATTTAGCAACTTCACTGAAGGATCTAAGGAGCTCAACGGAAACAGAAGACG gtactaaaagtGATTCTGCGTTATGTAAAAATTCGTTGGAAGATAACCACGAAACAGCAACTGCAGAACAACGGAAAAAGAAAATGTACTTTTTGTACAAGAATCGTACATTTGTCGAAAAGAAGCTATGCCGTCGTCCAACTACCGACAAAAGCGACACAGAACCTGTCACTAGACTACCACCAATATTGAACCAGTATCTTAACCAAAGTCCAACTTCCAAAAGAAAATCTGAATTTAGACAAAACGATAGCAGTAGCTTAGAATTGTATCCGTCTGACCAAAGCGTACAAAGTAAAAGGAGTGTTTCCAGCTTAGGCAATGTGGACGCGTCTAGTAGCGATGACACCAGTAGCAGTTGTGAATCATCTTCAGAAGAAAAAATCACCAAAGAGCCAGCTATCAATACTCGGCCAATAAAAAGTGCTAATCCTAGAATGTCAGCTCCTATAATAAGTGATCAGCAAGAAAATAGTTTTAGACCATCAACATCTAGACCAAAACCAAAGGGCAATGGTTccaatttaaaagataaaaataaagagcAAG GTGGTGATTATTTAGTAGAAATAACGGGAAAGTTCTTAAATGTGTACGGGCAGGGCAGCTTACGGTATATAGACAAACCTTGGAATCAATCAAAATCAAACGATGTTTCTacaattaaattcaattatgtTAGTTTCAATTCTCTGGTACCAGTGttttctaaaatcaaaaatcggtTTCCCAACgcggaaaattatttttttcgtgacaCAAATATTTACTGCCTGGGCCAGTTGAATGCTCTGGCTGATTTACAAGGATTAGTCTCTTTGTACATACATGAAGATGGAAACCCTATTACACGAAAAGAGTGGCATTCTTATGCAATTTATAGGTTATCTCACTGGggattaaaatttgttaatgaCAAtgag GTGGATGAACCTCAAATAACCAAATCAATGGATACTTTCAAGGGACTTAGTAATTTGGTTTTATGCTCACTTCCGGAATCATTGTTGACACCGTTGCTCAATAAATTGCAACTAGATTATAGTGCCGAAGAAAGCGCGTGTAAATGGTTAAAGTCGTCGGATCCAGCTTTACGCAATGTTGTTTGCAAAGAAGCATTGCAATGGCGTAAAAACGGAAATGCTCAG gaTGAATGTATCTGGAGACACAAAGGATTAGTCCATTTCAATTCATTGATCAACACTACGTGTCTAGCAATGGCAAAGCTGATTTTATTAGAACAGGAATGGCCTATTGTGCTGAAAGAACTCATACAAAATACATTAGTTGATTACTCACAGCTTGAAGAATACATGAAAAGGAAATTAAACGATCTTCGGCCTACTTAA